The following DNA comes from Myxococcus fulvus.
CACGCAGCACGTGGTCCACGTTGCGAGCCCCCGAGTCGTTGTCCTGGCAGCGCCGGGCGAACTCCTCGTACACCTCCGGGGCGAACTCCGTCTTGACCCGGTGCGACGTATGCAGCCGGTCCGCCAGGGCCGAAAGTTTCATCTCGGCGATCTGCTTGAGCACGTCCTTGGCAATCGGCAGGAACGGCACCACCGACATGCGCGCCAGGAGCGCGGGCTTGAAGTGCCGACTGAGGATGGGGCGGATGGTCTCGCTCACCGTGTCCGTGCTCGGCGCCTCCGGGCCCGAGTACAGCTGCATCAGCGCGTCCGTGGCCAGGTTGCTGGTGAGGATGACCACCGTGTTGCGGAAGTCGATGAGCCGCCCCTCGCCGTCGGACAACATGCCCTTGTCGAACACCTGGTAGAAGAGGTTCATCACCTCCAGGTCCGCCTTCTCGCACTCGTCCAGCAGGACGACGGAGTAGGGCCGCTGGCGCACCGCCTCCGTCAGCACACCGCCCTCGCCGTAGCCCACGTAGCCGGGCGGCGAGCCGATGAGCCGCGACACGGTGTGCTTCTCCTGGAACTCCGACATGTTGATGGTGGTGAGGAAGCGGTCTCCGCCGTAGAGCGAGTCCGCCAGCGCCAGCGCCGTCTCCGTCTTGCCCACGCCGCTGGGCCCCACGAAGAGCAGCACGCCGATGGGCGTGTTGGGGTTGCGGATGCCCGCGTGCGACATGCGCAAAGTCTCCGCCACCGCGCGCAGCGCCGCGTCCTGGCCCCGCACCCGCGAGCGCAGGGTCTCTTCCAGCGAGAGCACCGCCCCCACGGAGCTGCTGCGCAGCTTGCCCACCGGCACCCCCGTCCACCCCGCCACCACGCGCGCCACCACGTCCGGGTCCACCTCCACGTGAATCAGCGGAGACTCGCCCTGCAGCGTCTCCAGCTTCGCGCGCGCCTGGGCCACGTCCGCCTTCAGCTTCGCGGTGTCCGCGCCGGGCTCGGCCGCCTCCAGCGCCGCGCGGGCCTTGTGCACCTCGTCCACCGCCGCCCGCTCCTGCTCCCAGCGGGCCTTCACCGTGGCCACCTGGTCGCGCGTGGCGGAGAGCTTCTCCTCCAGCGTCGGGCCCTCGTCCTCGTCCTTCGACACGTGCCCCGCGGCGCGCTCCCGCTCGCGCACGCCCAGCTCGCGCTCCAGCGCCGCCAGGCGCGACTCGGCCTCCACCAGCTCGTCCGGCCGGGCGCTCTGTTCAATCTTCACGCGCGCCGCCGCCGTGTCGAGCAGGTCCACCGCCTTGTCCGGCAGCTGTCGCCCGGAGATGTAGCGGTGGGACAGCTCCACCGCGGCCACCACCGCCTCGTCGCGGATGGTGATGCCGTGGGACTTCGCATACGTGGGCGTCAGGCCGCGCAGCATCAGCACCGCGTCCGCCTCCGACGGCTCGTCCACCTTGATGGGCTGGAAGCGCCGCTCCAGCGCGGCGTCCTTCTCGAAGTACTTCTTGTACTCGGCCCACGTGGTGGCCGCGATGGTGCGCAGCTCGCCGCGCGCCAGCTCCGGCTTGAGCAGGTTCGCCGCGTCGCCGCCGCCCTGCTGGCCTCCCGCGCCGATGAGCGTGTGCGCCTCGTCGATGAAGAGGATGATGGGCTTGGGCGAGCCCTTCACCTCGGAGATGACCGCCTTGAGCCGGTTCTCGAACTCACCGCGCACCCCCGCGCCCGCCTGCAGCGCGCCCAGGTCCAACCCGAGCACCTCCAGGTTGCGCATGGACTCCGGCACGTCGCCCGCGACGATGGCGCGCGCCAGCCCCTCCACCAGCGCCGTCTTCCCCACGCCCGGCTCGCCCACGATGATGGGGTTGTTCTTGCGCCGTCGCGCCAGCACGTCGATGACCTGACGAATCTCCCGGTCCCTGCCGAAGATGGGGTCGATCTTCCCGTCGCGCGCCTTCTGCGTGAAGGAGTTGGTGAAGCGCGTGAGGGCCTCCTCGCCCCGGCCCCCTCCCGCCGCGGGCGCCGCCGAGGCCGCGCTGCCCACCTCCGCCGCCTCCTTCGAGCCACCCACCACCTCCTCGAAGACCTTCTTGAGCGCCTCCACGGAGATGGCGTCCAGCGCCGGGTAGGACTCCGCGGAGTAGCGCGAGGAGCGGGCGATCCACTGCCACATCAGCGTCCCCGAGCGCAGCCGCACGGCCCCGTGCTCCAGCGAGGCCACCAGCCACGCGTCCTCGAACCACTGGAACAGGCTCTCCGAGAACACGGGCCGACCCGCGTTGCCCGTGCGCAGCTCGCGCAGCGCGTCCTCGATGGAGCCGATGACCTTCGCGCGGTCCACCTGGAAGTGGCGCAAGAGGCGCGAGGCCTCGCCGTCCTCGTCCTCCAAGAGCTGGCGCAGCAGGTGCTCGGGGATGATTTCGTAGCAGCGCGCGGTGCTCGCGCGCGACACGCCGGCCTCCAGCATCCGCGTGGCCGAGGGCGTCAGGCGCCGCACGAGGGTCTTGGGTTCAACGCGCATGATTTCGCTCCAGGTTTCTTGCTGGCGGCGGGTGGGAACACCGAAAGGACGGCGTCATGACGGCGAAGGCGGCGGGGTGCGCCGGGTGGCGGCCGGGAGCGGCACGGTGCGCAGGCGCAGGCGCGTGTCGCTCCGGCGCTGCCCCAGGTAGCAGTCCTGGCCCAGCCGCGAGGGGGACTGCGTCGCCAGGCGGAAGCGCGGCAGCTCCGCCTCGCGCACGCCCAGCACCAGCGAGCAGTCCAGGGGGTCTCTCACGACCAGGTCCACCACCTCGCGCACCACCGGGGACAAGTCGCCTTCGGGCATCAGCCGCCGGTAGACCTCGCCCTCCAGGGGCGCGATGTGGATGTCGAAGCGGCCCGAGCGGTCGAACATCTTGGAGCCCAGGAGCGCGGTGCGGCTCAGGTTCGTGTTCGTCCGCCCCAGCCGCATCCGGTTGTCCGCCTCGATGTCCACCCAGTGGCCGGAGAACTGCCGCAGCGACACCTTCGCCTCGCCCAGGACGGGCGCCAGCACGTCCGTCAGCGCCAGCTCCAGCGTGCCCGCCGTGCGCGCGCGAACAGCGAGCAGCGGCGCCAGGCGCAAGAGCTGCGCGGAGGTCAGCGCGCCCGGGTACGGGCGCTCGTAGGTGTCCAGCCCCGCCAGCGACAACAACCGCTGGGACCAGACGTCGCTGCCCTCCCGCGTCGTCTCCGCCTGCAGCGAGTAGCGCGACAGCGCCCGGTACAGGAGCGACAGCAGCCGGTGATGGAACAGGTCCAGGAAGTCGCGCCGGCGCGCGGAGTCCGGGTCCTCCTGGGCGATCTCCTCCGGGATGTAGTCCGGCAGCGGCGACACGGCGCCGGTGAGCCCGAGGAACGTGGTCATCACCTCCACCACGTGCGAGGAGCCGTCCAGCTCGCCCGACGGGGGCACGACGCGGATGCGGCTGACGTCCCCCGCGCTGAAGGTGAGCGACGGGTCATGCCGGAAGCGGATGGCCTCCTCCACGACGGGCCCCGTGCCGCCCACCGGCACCGCCTCCGACGTCATCCGCTCGAGCAGCGCCACCAGCGGCCTGAAGGCCCACTGCCCGGGGCGTTCGCTCAAGCGCTGGACGGCCTTCAGCAGATCGTCTGTCGGCCGTTCCGGGGAAGCCACCGGTACTCCAGTCGAGAGGGTTGGAGGCGCAGCACGAGCTCGCTGAAGGAGTTGAGGCTCACGTGCGAGGCGAACAGCTCGTCGAGCACGCAGCCGAAGAGGAACGCGTCCCCCGGGCCGGTGAAGCCCGCCTCGTCCAGCTCCACCGTCACCTGCACGCCTCGCACGGGGGCGCCCTGGAGGAAGCGGGTGATGGCCTGCCCCTTCACCTCCCGCAGCGCCCCCACGCGCAGCTCGTTGGCGCGCGCGGTGGACTGGTCCGCCGTCGCCTGGAAGTTGTAGAGCGCCAGCATCGACTGCAGCGCGCCGGGCTCCAGGAGCGAGCGCTGGTTGAGCGCCAGATGGGAGAGCAGCCGCCAGTGCAGCTCCGAGCCCATGGGCGGCCGGGACGGCCGCGTCACCGCGACGATGTTGCGGAAGCGCGCCGTGGTGGGCGACGCCGCGGTGGGCACGCTCAAGTCCCCCACCTGGAGCCGCGAGGGCAGCGAGCGGTTGGTGCACGTCAGCTCGATGGACAGCGTCTCATCCGTCAGCGACGGCGTCACGTCGCGCGGGCTGCCCAACGACAGCGAGACGTCCATCGCGTCATCCAGCGGCGACAGGCCATGGTGCAGCCGATAGAAGCGCGACGCGTCGCCCGTGGCGTGCGCGAAGTCGAAGTACGGCCGGTACTGCTGGCGCTCGGTGCGGCCCTGCGGCAGCCCCGTGACGGAGTCCACCGAGTACACCTCCATGTGCCCCGGCTCCACGCCCGAGGCGCGCACCAGGTGCTCGTGGCCCAACGAGCCGGTGCGCACCGGGTCCGCGGACGCGGCGAAGAGGTTGACCACCGGCGCGCAGTGCAGCCGGAAGACGTCCTTGGGCAGGCGCCCGGGCAGCGTGGGCGGGCGCTCGAACTCGAAGAGCAGCTCCAGCTTCTGGCCGGCGAGCTCGCTGGCCGCCTGCAGCCCCTTCACGTCGATGAAGAGGAACTTCTGCGGCAGCGTGAAGTACTCCTGCAGGAGCCGGTAGCCCTCCGGCACCGCGGCCGGCCACGGCCACAGCGTGTTGCCCGCCTCCAGGCCCGAGGCGCGGATGCACTCCGGCCCCAGCCGCACGGACGGACCGCCCGCGGGGTTGCGCAGCACCACGCCCTTGCAATGGCGCAAGAGCCACACCAGCAGCATGGACGCCACCGGCAGCTCCGCCTGGATGAACAGCGACAGGCCCTCCTCCGTGAAGATCTCCGCCCGGCCCTGCTCCACCAGCTGCAGCTGCGCGCGCAGCACCGGCGCCGCGGGCGAGGACTGGTCCAGCGCAGTCTCCGTCAGCGTCAGCGGCAACAGGTCCACCGCGCGCGTCGTGCGGAAGGTGCAGACGGTGCCGTCCACGGGCTTGGCGCCCACCTCCGTCCCCGCCGGAATCCGGGAGCGGCCGCGCAAGAGGC
Coding sequences within:
- the tssH gene encoding type VI secretion system ATPase TssH, translating into MRVEPKTLVRRLTPSATRMLEAGVSRASTARCYEIIPEHLLRQLLEDEDGEASRLLRHFQVDRAKVIGSIEDALRELRTGNAGRPVFSESLFQWFEDAWLVASLEHGAVRLRSGTLMWQWIARSSRYSAESYPALDAISVEALKKVFEEVVGGSKEAAEVGSAASAAPAAGGGRGEEALTRFTNSFTQKARDGKIDPIFGRDREIRQVIDVLARRRKNNPIIVGEPGVGKTALVEGLARAIVAGDVPESMRNLEVLGLDLGALQAGAGVRGEFENRLKAVISEVKGSPKPIILFIDEAHTLIGAGGQQGGGDAANLLKPELARGELRTIAATTWAEYKKYFEKDAALERRFQPIKVDEPSEADAVLMLRGLTPTYAKSHGITIRDEAVVAAVELSHRYISGRQLPDKAVDLLDTAAARVKIEQSARPDELVEAESRLAALERELGVRERERAAGHVSKDEDEGPTLEEKLSATRDQVATVKARWEQERAAVDEVHKARAALEAAEPGADTAKLKADVAQARAKLETLQGESPLIHVEVDPDVVARVVAGWTGVPVGKLRSSSVGAVLSLEETLRSRVRGQDAALRAVAETLRMSHAGIRNPNTPIGVLLFVGPSGVGKTETALALADSLYGGDRFLTTINMSEFQEKHTVSRLIGSPPGYVGYGEGGVLTEAVRQRPYSVVLLDECEKADLEVMNLFYQVFDKGMLSDGEGRLIDFRNTVVILTSNLATDALMQLYSGPEAPSTDTVSETIRPILSRHFKPALLARMSVVPFLPIAKDVLKQIAEMKLSALADRLHTSHRVKTEFAPEVYEEFARRCQDNDSGARNVDHVLRASLMPRLSLEVLERLAAGGVPSRLRVGLGAGGEWDLAFSDS
- the tssG gene encoding type VI secretion system baseplate subunit TssG, which produces MSERPGQWAFRPLVALLERMTSEAVPVGGTGPVVEEAIRFRHDPSLTFSAGDVSRIRVVPPSGELDGSSHVVEVMTTFLGLTGAVSPLPDYIPEEIAQEDPDSARRRDFLDLFHHRLLSLLYRALSRYSLQAETTREGSDVWSQRLLSLAGLDTYERPYPGALTSAQLLRLAPLLAVRARTAGTLELALTDVLAPVLGEAKVSLRQFSGHWVDIEADNRMRLGRTNTNLSRTALLGSKMFDRSGRFDIHIAPLEGEVYRRLMPEGDLSPVVREVVDLVVRDPLDCSLVLGVREAELPRFRLATQSPSRLGQDCYLGQRRSDTRLRLRTVPLPAATRRTPPPSPS
- the tssF gene encoding type VI secretion system baseplate subunit TssF, with the translated sequence MFSKYYQSELTYLREMGRAFGTVNPALAGLLVERGGDPDVERLLEGFAFLTARVRERIDGAVPEVIHGLTELLLPHYLRVVPACSVVEFTPHARLLRGRSRIPAGTEVGAKPVDGTVCTFRTTRAVDLLPLTLTETALDQSSPAAPVLRAQLQLVEQGRAEIFTEEGLSLFIQAELPVASMLLVWLLRHCKGVVLRNPAGGPSVRLGPECIRASGLEAGNTLWPWPAAVPEGYRLLQEYFTLPQKFLFIDVKGLQAASELAGQKLELLFEFERPPTLPGRLPKDVFRLHCAPVVNLFAASADPVRTGSLGHEHLVRASGVEPGHMEVYSVDSVTGLPQGRTERQQYRPYFDFAHATGDASRFYRLHHGLSPLDDAMDVSLSLGSPRDVTPSLTDETLSIELTCTNRSLPSRLQVGDLSVPTAASPTTARFRNIVAVTRPSRPPMGSELHWRLLSHLALNQRSLLEPGALQSMLALYNFQATADQSTARANELRVGALREVKGQAITRFLQGAPVRGVQVTVELDEAGFTGPGDAFLFGCVLDELFASHVSLNSFSELVLRLQPSRLEYRWLPRNGRQTIC